The nucleotide window TCGCGCCAAGTGTACATCATACCATCCGCGAATTGATTATTGACACAGCAAAAGAAAAAGAAATCCCTTTTCAAAGGGCAGCGGCAAGCAGAGCAACCGGAACAGATACAGACGCATTTGCACACTCAAACGGTGGCGTTCCAAGTGCATTGATCTCTTTGCCTTTGCGATACATGCATACTACAGTTGAAATGGTTTCTAAAGAAGATGTAAGCAATGTTATTAAATTGATTTATGAAACTTTGTTGGAGATTAAACCAGATATGAAGCTCAAGTATCATTAAGATGCAAGGTTTGTTATATCATCTGACTCGTAAGCCAACTTTTATATCCACTGCAACTGCATTATTTTTTATATTTTTAATTTTAATGAGTGTTTATAAACTGTTAGTTCCGCCAAAGGTTGGTTCTGCAGATAATATGATTATTGAAATGCTGTGGATTTTCAGCATCGTTCCATTAGGATTATTTGTAATCGACAGATTAGTCGTTAGATTGATAAACAATATAAAATTAACAATCATAGAAGTAATAATATTTGGATGCATTTTCCTTTATTATTTCATAGTTGTCAATCCATTTTAGAAATAAAAAGTAAAGTAAAAATGAAAACAAAACTAATTGCACCTTCCCTTCTTTCCGCAGATTTTGGAAATCTACAGAGAGACATCGAGATGCTCAACAATTCCCAAGCAGACTGGTTTCACGTGGATGTGATGGACGGCCGATTTGTTCCAAACATTTCTTTCGGATTTCCCGTGATGAAAACTGTTCAACAGCACGCAAAGAAATTCGTGGATGTTCATTTGATGATCGTGGAACCTGAAAAATATGTTGAAGAATTTATAGAACTTGGAGCCGATTTGGTTTCTGTGCATTACGAAGCTTGCGTTCACCTTCACAGAACTATTAATTTAATCCAAAGCAAAGGCGCAAAAGCCGGTGTTGTACTGAATCCTGCGACTCCCGTTTTGATGTTGGAAGATATCATTGCAGACGTCGATCTGGTTTTGCTGATGAGTGTCAATCCAGGATTTGGCGGTCAGAAATTCATTGAGAACACTTACAAAAAAATCAGCGAAACCAAAGATTTGATTTTGAGCAACAACTCCACAGCATTGATTGAAGTAGATGGCGGCGTAAATCTGGATAATGCTTCAAAATTATTTGATGCTGGCGCAGACGTTCTGGTAGCCGGAAATGCAGTTTTCTCTTCCGCAGATCCAGAGAGAACTATCGAATTGTTGAAGTTGTAAATTGATTTGGAGCTTAATCCCGCTATCCGCTATATCTTTTTTGCCAAGGCTTTTCCCCAGCAAAAAAGGATGCCGCTTCTATCGGGGCTATGGAGATACTACAAAAAAATAGGCTATCAGTGTTGATAGCCTATTTTATATTTTAAATCTTAAAAGAAATTAGAAAATCTCTCTTCCAGAAAAATGGAATTGCGCTTCGATCAAAGCATTCTCGTCTGAGTCAGAACCGTGAACTGCATTTTCTCCGATGCTTCTTGCGAAAAGCTTTCTGATAGTTCCTTCAGCCGCTTCAGCAGGATTTGTAGCTCCAATTGTAGTTCTGAAATCCTCTACCGCATTATCTTTTTCCAAAACCGCCGCCACGATTGGACCAGAAGACATAAAGTCAACCAATTCTCCGTAGAAAGGTCTTTCAGAATGTACTTCGTAGAATTTCTTAGCATCAGCAACAGTAAGTTGCGTCAATTTCAAAGCTTTGATTTTAAAACCAGCTTCACTGATTTTTCCAAGGATCGCACCAATGTGTCCGTCTGCAACAGCATCTGGCTTGATCATGGTAAATGTGATTTTTCCTGACATTATTTTTTAATTTTTGTTTTAAAGAAGTGCAAATTTACAATAATTTTTTGTTACATTTGTCAACGGAAATTCTTTTCTGGGAAAAGATATTTTTTGGCACACAGTTTGCTACTTAATATTCGATTCTCATGTTTAATTTGAGTTTTCATGGTTATTAGTTTTTACCCTGCTTCGGCAGGGTTTTTTGTTTCTATTCCTCAAAGTTTGAAACAAAAAAACCTCCAAAACAATTACTCGTTTTGGAGGTTTTTTATTTTATAAATAAGCAATCCTAATTGCAATGGATCTACGCAGTCAAATTCTAATCACCCTGATCTACAAATGCCAGCTCATCCGGATTCTTTACCGGATATTTTTCCGTAAAACATCCAAAACAGTGATCTGGCGAACCTAAAATACTGATCAAATTATCAACGCTTAGGAATTCTAAACTGTCAACATCCAGATATTTTCTGAGTTCTTCCTTATTCATATTGGCAGAGATCAGATCGTCTTTTGTTGGTGTATCAATTCCAAGAAAACACGGCGCAATGATCGGCGGAGACACACTTCGGAAGTGGATTTCCTTCACACCTGCGTTTTTCAATATCTTCACCAAACGTTTGGAAGTCGTCCCACGAACGATGGAATCATCGATGATCACAACTCTTTTTCCTTTGATCTCAGAAACAATGGGATTCAATTTCAAGTTGACCAAATGTTCTCTCATTTCCTGTGATGGAATAATGAACGAACGTCCAATATATCTATTCTTGATCAAAACTGGACGGAACGGAATGCCTGAAGCCTTGGAAAAACCAATCGCAGCAGGAACGCCAGAATCTGGAACACCAATCACAATATCTGCATCCACAGGCGCTTGTTCCCAAATTTTCATTCCGGATTTTTCACGAACCTCGTGTACATTGATTCCTTCCAATGTAGAATCTGGTCTGGCAAAGTAAATATACTCGAAAGCACAAATCTTATTGACACAATCGTCTTTCACGATGTAAGATTGCAGACCTTTCTCATTATCACTCGTATAAATGATCTCGCCTGGCAAAACATCACGCACATATTGCGCTCCTACTC belongs to Chryseobacterium sp. KACC 21268 and includes:
- a CDS encoding nucleoside-diphosphate kinase, whose amino-acid sequence is MSGKITFTMIKPDAVADGHIGAILGKISEAGFKIKALKLTQLTVADAKKFYEVHSERPFYGELVDFMSSGPIVAAVLEKDNAVEDFRTTIGATNPAEAAEGTIRKLFARSIGENAVHGSDSDENALIEAQFHFSGREIF
- the rpe gene encoding ribulose-phosphate 3-epimerase, with the translated sequence MKTKLIAPSLLSADFGNLQRDIEMLNNSQADWFHVDVMDGRFVPNISFGFPVMKTVQQHAKKFVDVHLMIVEPEKYVEEFIELGADLVSVHYEACVHLHRTINLIQSKGAKAGVVLNPATPVLMLEDIIADVDLVLLMSVNPGFGGQKFIENTYKKISETKDLILSNNSTALIEVDGGVNLDNASKLFDAGADVLVAGNAVFSSADPERTIELLKL
- the purF gene encoding amidophosphoribosyltransferase; translated protein: MDLEFQEYSTLPKYAFQNRYQEFEETKHLSKEEKEAHYPFDKMEEECGVFGLHSTENQDTFSLSQFGLFALQHRGQEACGIAVGNNGKIHSVKDEGLVLDVFKSIEDPQQYMGSTVIGHTRYTTAGDKKKYNFQPFFAKNEYDQIILSIAHNGNLTNAKQLRKELEDEGVVFRATSDTEVILRLIQKNLDLGLRGAIKATMEKIEGAYSVVGITRNKFFAFRDFNGIRPLVLGAIDENTFVVASESCALDGVGAQYVRDVLPGEIIYTSDNEKGLQSYIVKDDCVNKICAFEYIYFARPDSTLEGINVHEVREKSGMKIWEQAPVDADIVIGVPDSGVPAAIGFSKASGIPFRPVLIKNRYIGRSFIIPSQEMREHLVNLKLNPIVSEIKGKRVVIIDDSIVRGTTSKRLVKILKNAGVKEIHFRSVSPPIIAPCFLGIDTPTKDDLISANMNKEELRKYLDVDSLEFLSVDNLISILGSPDHCFGCFTEKYPVKNPDELAFVDQGD